One stretch of Halobacillus litoralis DNA includes these proteins:
- a CDS encoding sugar transferase — MRKRILDFTVSLIMIVILSVIFLIVSLIVKMKMGSPILFKQQRPGMNGEPFELYKFRTMNNRMDSHGNLLSDEERLTAVGEFLRKYSLDEIPQLFNVVKGEMSLVGPRPLLLEYLPLYNDSQAVRNHVKLGITGWAQINGRNAISWEEKFKLDAWYVNNRTFLLDLKILFLTFSKVLKGEGIHQDNHVSMEKFKGSRDVM; from the coding sequence ATGAGGAAGAGAATATTAGATTTTACTGTCTCCTTAATAATGATTGTCATTTTATCTGTTATTTTCCTGATAGTTAGTTTAATAGTGAAAATGAAAATGGGGTCTCCAATTCTATTTAAACAACAAAGACCTGGAATGAACGGCGAGCCTTTCGAACTTTATAAATTTCGTACAATGAATAACCGAATGGATAGTCACGGGAATCTTCTTTCTGATGAAGAAAGGTTGACAGCTGTTGGTGAGTTTTTAAGGAAGTATTCTCTAGACGAAATTCCTCAGCTATTTAATGTAGTGAAGGGGGAGATGAGTCTTGTTGGACCAAGGCCATTACTGTTGGAATATCTTCCTTTATACAATGACTCACAAGCAGTCAGGAATCATGTCAAACTAGGAATTACAGGATGGGCTCAAATCAATGGAAGAAACGCCATTTCATGGGAGGAAAAATTCAAATTGGATGCTTGGTATGTAAACAACCGGACTTTCCTGCTCGATTTGAAAATCTTATTCCTAACTTTCTCAAAAGTTTTGAAAGGGGAAGGGATCCATCAGGATAATCATGTGAGCATGGAAAAATTCAAAGGTTCACGGGATGTGATGTAA
- a CDS encoding acetyltransferase — MDVLLIGDGGHSKVIQEIIQSEGKHRVIGLLDDKYERGSIRKNVFVGPVDSIFEMILENVGIILAIGNNGVRKKLVERLQIHPSQFVTVIHPSAIVSPSASIGRGTVVMPKVVVNANAVVNNHCILNTGSTVEHDCFVDHFVHLSPTATLTGQVYIEEGVNIGAAATVIPGLKIGSWAVIGAGATVIEDITANQTAVGCPAKVISKASVI, encoded by the coding sequence ATGGATGTGCTGTTGATCGGGGACGGTGGGCACAGCAAAGTCATTCAAGAAATCATTCAATCTGAAGGGAAGCACAGGGTGATTGGATTGTTGGATGATAAATATGAAAGAGGTTCAATCAGAAAGAACGTCTTTGTAGGCCCTGTCGATTCTATTTTTGAAATGATTCTGGAAAATGTGGGGATCATCCTAGCCATCGGGAATAATGGAGTTCGAAAAAAACTGGTGGAGAGATTACAAATCCACCCGAGCCAGTTCGTAACTGTTATTCATCCATCAGCCATCGTAAGCCCATCAGCCAGTATTGGGCGAGGAACGGTCGTTATGCCAAAAGTGGTCGTAAATGCAAATGCTGTTGTGAACAATCACTGCATTTTAAATACAGGATCGACAGTAGAGCATGACTGCTTTGTTGATCACTTCGTACATTTGTCTCCAACGGCTACATTAACTGGTCAGGTATATATAGAAGAGGGTGTGAACATAGGGGCTGCAGCTACTGTTATCCCGGGATTAAAAATTGGGTCTTGGGCAGTTATTGGAGCTGGAGCGACCGTGATTGAGGACATAACGGCAAATCAAACGGCAGTTGGATGCCCTGCCAAGGTCATTTCAAAAGCATCAGTAATATAA